The Brassica napus cultivar Da-Ae chromosome C1, Da-Ae, whole genome shotgun sequence DNA segment TCTGCCAATTTCATCCAAACGCAAATGCACTCACCGTCATACTTCGAGTAACGACGGACAGTTAGGCAACAGTATTAAGAGCCACACAGATACAATGtttaattatcaaataattcTTCAAATAAAATATGGAAGAGGATATATTAATAAAAGTATACACTGTTCCAGTATATATTCATTATTAATCATTATTTCTTTATTCAAAGTTTTCTGATTCGTATAAACAAAAAACTGTGATCCCTAAACAGTTGAAAGGAGCAGAGTCAGTAGACAATGACCAAAGATCCATTTGTCCGTGTATTAAAAACGATATTAACTTGATACGAAATCGTAATGGTTGTGCAGTTGATGTTGCCACTTAAGGCACTTACGTAAGACTCCATGCAAattgtatttaatatattttatgttacgtattaatttgattataaattgGTCAATTTTGTTGGGTCTGTTCGATAATAGAGTTGATTGATACCTAGATAATATTAAAACTTATCATATGAAATCTGGAGTAAAGACAGCAAATACACTCGAGAACTCTCTGGAAAATTGAAAAGATTCacttttactaattaatttcaTGATTAGTTGATCAAATATCTCTGAACTACATATAAATACTGccaaaattaaaaatgattaatatttgAATAGTTTAGCTTTATAATACAAGTACTTCCATGATCTTGGAGTTTACTAAACCTTTAtacttatttattaatattatatataagagttttatatattgataaaatatattagatcaatataatttatactgattatcaaaaaaatataatttatactcTGCTCTCGTATTACGAGCAAATTATCTTAGATTTGATCCAATTGTTGTTATTGTTTGTACTATCTATTTCACTGATCAATTAGAAGAGACCATACACATTTTGATACATCCAAAAGATAGGTATGTGGGAAGAAACATAATCAACATTAGACACAAGCATTTTTGGCTAAATTAAGTACCAGTAAAAAACATGTGTTACCAAAGTGTGTTGGTAGCAAGTAGCCTCCTACTAGGGGTGATTCTCTTATGTCCCCGGTTCaaactattatttaaattagaatatCTAAAGGCTAACTTGAAATCTAGGAGAAATCATAGGCATAAGATTGGGAATTTCCACggttaacaaattttttttagcaAATAATACTCGCATTTTGAGGGACATATCCAACATAAAGCTTTAGGTAACCTAGACATTCATTTTCTGATATCATATATCTTGATAGACGTGTTCTCCTCCTTGATTCATAACCTTAACAAATTCCGAGCATTGACTTTGAAACCACACGTATTTACCCTTCGAAAACACACCACTTAAagtggaaaaagaaaaagaaacccaGCGCCTCTGCTTGTTGTAGAGGATGGATTCGACTATCCCTCGAGGCTTGGAGAACTGACGGTCCGGCCCGAACAGGACGTAACGACGGTTCGACGCGGTGGTTCGGGGCGCCAGTCTCTCGGCGCGGCGCGAGGGAACTTTCGGTCGGTTGCATTTCGACTAAATGAGTCTGACTAAATGACTCCCCGAAGCAACGTGGACTTTTCGGCCCAGCGAGTTAAAAACCCATGAAGACGACGCAAGCTAGGTCACAGGAAAACACCAAGTCGACTATAAAAGAGAGGAGGGGATGCAACGTAGAAGGGATCCGAAAATACTCATACATATtgggcggctagattagggtttttacCTTCGTTATCTCGCCGTActgtatttttccgccaaagcTCCTCGAGCTCCGGTCGCTTTTCCTTTACGCATTCCCTTTCCTTGTAACCGACGAAACGCTTTTCCGACCatcaataagacgtctttgctaAACCCACATTTAAAACCGAACGTTCTCTAGTTTAGTACCGTTTCTCATTCGAACACTTGGAGAGATTTAAGAAACGTTTTTTTATTAAGAGCTTTTCTTTAGTCTGATCAGATGTAGCCCGGTGATAGTTTGTCAGTTTCGTGCTCCGAATACTAAATTACGTTTACCAGTAAAAATATTTGACCTTTTTATTTATGAGAAAAAATGCCTGATCTGGTGTTTACAAACAAATACAAGAACCTATATTTGATAAAGGTCCATTTAATAAAATGACGAAAACGCCCAAAACGATCTCAAAGCCCAAAACACCAAAAGGCCCAAAATACCAAATCATTGTTTACCACTGAAATTTTCCAACACAAGAAGGAACAAACATAACAGATAAGTGTtatcctcatcttcttctcccaactcaTTGAGAAAAAAAAGCAAAGGGAATTTGGTGGTGTCACTATGAACATTGCCACTTATTATCGTCACTCTAACGTCATCCTTAATCTTCATGTAGACAAGACTTTAGTGAGGACTCGACAAGGAAGCTCAAATGATATTACATTCATGACAAGAacacaaggaagaagaagaaggggatTGTGTTTGGTAAAAGCATGTGCCGGTacaggagaagaagaatccagAGAACAAAGCAAGACCGAGAAAAGAAGTTTCTTGACCTTAGCAGAAGCCGGTCTTGTCGAAATCTCGGGCCTTGGTGCGCACGAGAAGTTTCTCTGCCGACTAACggtaaattaaattatactcTCATTATTTCGTGTGTTATAGGTTTTTCACATACTTAAAAAAGAAAGTATTTGCAATGCCAAATTTTACGCTAATCTATAATTCAACTTTGATgatttttaactaaatttatGGTATGAACTAGGAAATaaaacatcagctttatataaTTTGGATACATTTATGTAACTATGTTTATGAAACTAAAAAGAAATCTTAAAACATACATTTTCAAGAAACGGATGGACCATAATCAACAATCTATCAAGCAATAGTTTATATATGTAGATTGATTAAATGACTTGGAAAAATATGTACATTGATTTTAAGACAGAAATTCGCATTAACTTAGGTTATATCTTAAAAATTGGAGTGATACAGATATCATCGTTGAACTTACTAAGGGTGATATCGGAGCAAGAAGGATGTTCAATAGAAGAGTTAAATGCTGGAAAAATATGCGATTGGTTCTTAAAAGATAAGCTGAAGAGAGAGCAGAACATGGAATCTGCCGTACTTCAATGGGATGATCCCGATTTTCCATTTTAATACTATCTTATCATTACACTCTAAGGTGCAACATAGTAATAGTATGATTTGTCCATTGAAAATGTTGAGTCGAATTGAAGATATTAGCTTCTTCATTTTCAATTTGGATGTTGAGTCAAACTGAAGATATTAgcttgtttatttacaatacaCGATGGTACGTTTCGATCTGCATAGAAATTGAAATATAATCCCTTCGTTATAATTATGTTTCACATTATCCTAAACAAACAAGTTTTAGTTGTTGATAGCTCCACATACCTTGTTCAAAACCCTTTTACTCGTCTCCGTGAATTCTATTTCTCCGACCAGTTAGTATGGTCGGAGCGTAGAAGAATCATTAAGATCAAAAACTCGTAACTGCTTCCTTGCCCTCCATTTCCTTTCCACAAACAAGTTTCAAGCACCTAACAAAAATTGGCACTGATTCCATCTCTAATCaacctctattttagagtttttttattataggaaaaaatagaattaacTTTTTGcttcaatatatttttctacGATGGAGCTATATTTTCTTCTATTTATACATAAATGTTATATTTGTCTCTAAATATGGAGAAAAGTAGCATTTAATCTCTACTTTTGAGTTTTTCTGTTATAGAAAAAATAGAAGTGAATTATAAATActctaatactttttttttatcaaagaaatACTCTTAACAAAAATTTTGTTTGACCAGAGAAACTTCCCAATATTGAAGGAGTTGCAGCTTCCTCTAGAAGAATGAATTCGACTATTTGAGTTTCAtcatccaaaaataaaaatcctacCCGGACACTGACCAAGTGTCAAGTGACCATATATGAGTTAGAAATAAAATGTACGTTGACTAATAAGACACAAGTATATCACTAAACTCTCAGCCGGTATGATATGGCGACTATGCACTAAAACGTGTTCAACAATTCTGAATATTATCCATGACTAAAATAGCTTGAAAGCAAAAACATTAAGCCAGCATAAATAAAAGACTTTTGAAAGAGAATCCAAACCAGAGTTGTCGTAGTAGTATAAAAAAGACTTTTGGAAGACAACCGAATACGCTGTCGTTTTCGAAGTATGTTACTTTCGCTTTTAATCCCACCCTCCTCCACTTACCGCGATTCGATGTTCTTCCGCTAATCTAGCACCCAAACATACAAATCGAattataaaatcttataaatataaaaaaaaatccaaatcagTTAACGAAAACACGGACGCGAAATCAACGAGTTAAAATCCACTTTTCTATCTCCCTCTCGCGTCCGATCTCcctttctctctcctctctactcatccaaaacaaaaacaaaacaagtcaACTCATCTTGTCGGAAAATTGCATGTCTTAACTGTCCGAGATGACTATGACGACGGAGGAGAAACCAGCTTCGGATGGCCGAGGAGGTTGGGGTTTCTTCAAGATCCCGTTTCGAAACTCTAGCGGTCGAGGAAACGCCGCATCGAGTGCCGCCACGTCTCCGTTtccatcgtcttcttcttctacatctTCTCATCTCCATAACCACCATCACCACCACAACCACCACAATCATCATCAGCTTGGCTATAACGGGCCTCATGGTGATGGATCGGGTCAAAATCAAAACCCGACTCCTTCTCCTTCGGTATCGTCTGTGGCTAAGTCGTTTCTGCCTACGAAACGCAGATTGAAGCTTGATCCGTCGGAGAAACTCTATTTTCCTTGTGAGTTTTGTTCGAATCTCATCTGAATCAGAATCATAGGGTTGTTTCTGTAACTACACTAAAATTTTGATCTGATTTGGGATAAAAGATATGATATTGACTTAATAGTGAAATAGAGTTTTGAACTTTGAAGAATAGTTGACGTTGACCTTATTTTACTATTATGCCATTTTGAGCATTTCTAAATTAGGAAGCTTTTGGTATGTATATATGTTGGTCatgaatatgattttgttaCTTGATTATATCAGATGATCAGTTCTTGAGTACTGAATTAgattatttattattctttttcttttttgaagatGAGCCTGGGAAGCAAGTGAGGAGTGctattaagattaaaaatacCAGCAAATCTCATGTAGCCTTTAAGGTATGTTTTTTCTTATCTAAGTGTTTTTGATTATCAGAGTGTTTTGCATTTTGTATTTGTGCTTACTCTCGTTGCTCTTCTTCAGTTTCAAACAACAGCACCGAAGAGTTGCTTCATGCGTCCACCGGGTGCCATTCTTGCTCCTGGAGAGACTATTATCGCCACTGGTAATTGTTTTTTTCcatttattcttcttcttcttgatgatGCTATTAGAGAAATGAGTGTAGAAGAGTGTGCATGTGACTCTATTTCTCTCCCTTGTTGAACTGTTACAGTGTTCAAATTTGTTGAGCCTCCGGAGAATAATGAGAAGCCAATGGATCAAAAGAGCAGAGTTAAGTTTAAAATCATGAGCCTGAAGGTGAAAGGTCCAATGGACTATGTGCCTGAACTGGTATGATCATCTTATCATCTCTTGTTTGAACTGGTAACCGGTTGTAACAACATGTCAGTATTCAAATGGAACATAAGATTATCCAATTcatctccaaaatataataaaagtagAGACTTACAGCTACTTTTTAGGCCTAGACATATAAACCGAACATGTTTGATATTGTTTGTCATGTTCTTACATTTCTGAAAAATTCTTTTCCGCAGTTTGATGAGCAGAAGGATGATGTGTCTAAGGAGCAAATATTGCGTGTTATCTTCTTGGATCCAGAACGCCCCAACCCTGTGAGTATCTTAAACATTATACTCTTATGAAATCATTTCTCAACTACACAGTGTCTTTTTGTTTTCTGCGGCCTATTTCTACTAATTATCTGTATGATTTATTATTGAAAAAGGCACTGGAGAAACTGAAGCGTCAGCTAGCTGAAGCAGATGCAGCAGTGGAGGAAAGAAAGAAGCCACCAGAGGAAACAGGTCCAAAGATGATTGGAGAAGGACTCGTGATCGATGAATGGGTGAGTCACGCTTTTACTATCGTTAGTTTAGATGATATGTGAAAAATGTGACATTGttatggtctctctctctcctgtgTAATGAAAACACAGAAGGAACGCCGAGAGAGATATCTTGCACAGCAACAAGGCGAAGGAGTTGACTCTGTCTAAGAATGAACTAAGAAGATCCTTCTCAGGACAAAAACAAGTGTGTGCTtgtgaagaaagaagaagagaccaAGATATTAAATTTTCTCTACTAACTTCCATATTCATAATGCAATCTAAGGATCatgttagtaaaaaaaaaaaaagacaaagaatgAAACTttttcatgtaaaaaaaaaagaagtaaacttGGGGGTTTGTTAATGAATTTGTTCATGTTAAAGACTAATAAAAGATGCGGAATCAACCCGGTTGATTTAATCTTAAACCGAATCTCTTTTTTACTTAAACCGTACCGGTCAGGACCCAGAATCCAATTCGAATGTTCGGTAGGACCGGGGGTACCAGGAATCTTCAAATCAAAAGATGCTAAAAAGGATCAATCAAATCTTACGTGTACAACTTCTcaacctttcttcttcttcttcatcatctctgCTCTCTGCTCTCTGCTTCGCCGTCTCAATTCGTTAACCAGCAGCCTTGACGACCCGTTGCAGCTCAGGACGAAGATTGTACGGATTGTAAATTTTACATACAGTATTATTATAATGTCGATGAGCAATTCGTTGAAGAAGCTCTCGTCTTGTGTTCTTATTGATCTCGACGGAACCCTAATCAAcacaggtatatatatatatatacttgtatTCAGCTTCTATTATCGTAACTTTGAAACtcaatttgattgattgatgTTATCGTGTAGATGGTGTTGTGAGTGACATATTGAGGAAGTATTTAAGTAAATATGGAAAGCAGTGGGATGGGAGAGAGGCGCTTAAGATAGTGGGGAAGACTCCGTTAGAAGCTGCGACTACCATTGTTGAAGATTATGGACTTCCTTGTGGTGTTGATGAGTTCAATTCTGAGTTCTACCCTTTGTTCTCTGCTCAGTAAGTTAAAAAGTTCACtcctttttgtttttgcttttgtttctttggttttgaatgttttttgtgtgtgtgtgtgtttgtgtttgtagGATGGATAAGATCAAGTCACTTCCTGGTGCTAATAGGTTGATTCGGCATTTGAATGGGCATGGTGTGCCTATGGCCTTGGCTTCTAATTCCTCGAGGGCTAATATTGAATCCAAGATCTCTTATCATCAAGGTATGAACTTTACTCAATGAAGAATGATCTTGTGTGTGTTTGATGGTTTCTTCTCGTCTTTTGTGTAGGTTGGAAGGATTGCTTCTCGGTTATCATCGGTAGTGATGAAGTTTCCAAAGGAAAGCCTTCTCCTGATCTGTAAGATCCCATCTCTTGTGAAACAAAAGACTGTGGTTAGTTATGCGAATGACGCTTGTCTGACTTTGTATGCTTAACAGTTTTCTGCAAGCAGCGAGAAAGCTGAATAGAGATCCAGGAGAGTGTTTGGTTATTGAAGATTCTGTGTGAGTCTTTAACTTTTATCTTATTGTTTTTGTAGCTGAGCTTTTGGTTTCTCTCTGAGTAATAGTTTGTTGGAAATGGCAGGCCTGGTGTTTTGGCTGGTAAAGCTGCTGGGGCCACAGTGATTGCTGTGCCTTCTTTGCCTAAACAAACTCATCTCTATACTTCTGCAGATGAAGTCATTAATTCTCTGCTTGACTTAAAACCTGAGAAATGGGGTCTTCCTCCGTTTCAAGACTGTAAGCAAACACTCATGAACTTCTCTCACTAATCCTTTTTCTTCTCAGTGAAAAAGACTTTGATTTGCGTTTTGCAGGGATAGAGAACACTTTACCTATCGATCCTTGGCGTATAGGAGGTCCAGTTATCAAAGGATTTGGCCGTGGCTCTAAAGTACTCGGAATCCCCACAGGTCTGTACAATTACCATTAAgctcttcttttctcttcacCTTTGTATGGACTTTTTTCTTATTTCCGGATTTGTTTTCAGCTAACTTGTCAACAAAGGATTATGCGGAGGAGCTAGTGGAGCATCCTTCGGGAGTGTACTTTGGTTGGGCGGGGTTAGCAACGAGAGGTGTCTTTAAAATGGTCATGAGCATTGGTTGGAATCCTTATTTCAACAACACTGAGAAAACTATTGTGAGTTTATATGAAACGTTTTTTAAACTTGTTCACTCTTGCagtgctttttttttctttaactttaGCCTATGTTTACGTAGGAGCCATGGTTGCTTCACGATTTCACTGAAGATTTCTATGGAGAAGAGCTGTGTCTTATAATCGTTGGTTATATACGTCCTGAGGTATTTGTTATTATCATCATGTATTCTCATATGACTCTCATGTGATGTGATGTGATGTTGTTCTTCTTGCAGGCTAACTTCCCTTCACTTGAGAGTCTGGTCGCAAAGATTCACGAGGACAGGGAAGTTGCAGAGAAGGCTCTTGATCTTCCATCGTATGCTAAGTTTAAGGATGATCCTTACCTGACtaaatgattaaaaattattttatgtaaagaATCAAAAACTCTTGTTTTTCTCACATTCTTGATTatgaatttgattttataatcaaaCTCGCTGATTGTTTTCGAAACCCGAATAAGACTTCTGGCGTCTTTGCTTTACTTATTGTCAAGTTAGTAAAACAGGTTATTGCATTAAAGAAAACAATACATAAACTTTGTTCGTGTCTGAAACGAAACAAACAAAGTACTACTTACTAATCGTATCCCTCCTTAGATAAATGATATTAAAGTCTTTTGGTTGATTATATTATAAGTTACTAACcaagccaaaaaaaaacatatcgaTTTCTTGGTTCGTTAATGgactttgcccatctccacacGACCATTCTCATCTCCGTCAACGAACCTTGACCAATACCAATGCGATCTCCACACCTGATTCATCTCCTCAATCGGCACACCTCTTGTCTCCGGCAAGAAAACGTAGATGAAAACCGACATCACCGCCACGAAAAACGCGAAGAATATGAACAACCCGAACTTCATGTGACAAAGCATCATCAGAAACACTTGCGCGATTATGAACGTGAAGATCATGTTCATCGACACCGTTACGCTCTGAGCCGCTGATCGGATCTCCAGCGGGAAAATCTCCGAGGGGACTAGCCAACCGAGTGGACCCCACGACCAAGCGAACGCCGCCACGTAGATGCATATGAACAAGACCACAACAATGGCGTACCACTTTGGTAGAACCCCTGGGTTCCCGTCGACCCCGAACTTAGCTCCGATCGCCGCCGCAACAGCAACCTAAGAAGAAGACGATTGAAATGTTAAACCGGTACTCAATAATCTGATTTGAATTATacttttaaactttaaaaaatattgaaaatattttgttgaaaagtttaataatataaattaaaatatactatatttatttagtatttctattattttgatttaaaattttagctgaatatttttatattatataggtttaaaaaaatatttactatttagAACCAATTTTTGAATCTAAGAGCTTTAAAGCAGTTTGCAAAGGTTTATAGCGTTTTCGGTGTTTGTCGTAAAAGGCCACGTAGCCATTTGGATATGTTAAACCGGCTAAACCGGAACACAATAACCGAATTAATTTTAGAGATGAAAAAAACCTGAGAAATTAGCATTTGAAGTCCTCCTTCAAGGAAGAGAAACCGTCTCCCCCATTTATCAACGCCGTAAATCGAAACAACGGTGGCTCCGACGTTAACCAAACCGGTAACAACCGCCGACATCAAAGCCGCGTCGTTACCAAACCCGATCGTTTGGAACAGCACCGGCGCGTAGAACATGATGACGTTGATTCCCGTGAGCTGCTGGAAAGAAGGGATCAGAATCGCCATAGTAAGATGCGGCCTGTACTTCCTCTGCAACAGGTTCCGCCACGGATGCTCCACGAGCTTCGAAGCTTCGCTGGCGGCGATAAGGTCGTCCATCTCGTCTTCGACGTTGTCGACGCCTCGGATCTTACGGAGTTTCGTCTCGGCTTGCTTGAATCGGCCTCGCTCGATCATGGAGTTCGGTGTGTCCGGGAGGACGAGGGATCCGACGGTGATGATGAGAGCGGGAACGACGGCGCCGCCGAGGCTGAGCCGCCAGCCCCAGCCGCCTGGaatcttggagaagaagaagtttaGGACGCTGGCGACGAGGATGCCTATAGTGATCGAGAGCTGGAACCCGATGTTCAGTGCTCCTCTGTATTTATATGGTGCCATCTCCGAGAGGTACAACGGTACGGactgtcaatttttttttaaaaagtattgaggttattttgtaaatatgatgTATTGTAAGGGTACAAAATCAAACAATAAGTTACACCCAAGATTTTCAATTTGGAAAAGAATCTAAAAGCTTTGAGGATACTTTGTAATACTTTTAGAACTAAAGTGTACAAAAACAGACATGTTCTACTCAAACAACAACATGAGGTAGGAAACTGAATATTACTAACTTTTACTCCtgttcaaaataattattttttaaggtTTTTGATCATTAGTTAAGAAATTACCAACTTTTATTCAGTCTTATCTCATTTGCATAAAGACAATAATAGCTACAAGCCTACAactaattcaaccaataaaaaattatattgcaaaatacaaataattttaaacttttcTGATTATAACTTTTTGATTAGAAACTTAAAAGTATGAATTAAACAGAAACAAAACGAAATTTCTAAAACATCACTTAAAAATCAAACATAGGGAATAGATAAATATCATCACAGCAACTAACAAGAGTAACAGAGCGAGGGTCTACGTGATAAAAAGCAAAGTATTAGCTCATAATTAggatactatataaaaataataacagaCCTGATTTGTGAACCCAATACCGAAACCAAGTAACAAACGACCAACGATGAGCATCCAAACGGCAGTTGCGAAACCGTTAAGAAGAGCTCCAGCGCAGAAGAGAACTCCTCCGAGAAGCATCGAAAGTTTACGGCCAAATGCACGAGTAACGTAAGAAGCAACAACGCAAGAGCAGAGCGCGGCGAGGTAGAGAGAGGAGGTGAAGAGAGTGAGAGGAATGCTGTCGAATTTGCAGTATTTGTTGGACTCGTGATCGTTCTTTTGTTTCTCGTATACAGACGGGAAGAACTCCTTCTGAAACGACTCCATAGTCGTCACACCTCCtgcaaaaaaataacaaaaatcataaacacaattgtaacattgaaaaaaaaatgcaaaaataaagatCTTGTCGGAAAAAATAtggaggaaaaaaaatattaccgGAGATTCCGATGTCGTAACCGAAGATGAGACCACCCATGGCAGCGACGATACACGTCATGGTGACGTAAAGAGTGAGTTTGCCGGGATATTCCCTATTGCCATCTCCGATGACAATTCCGACTGCGGGCATTTTGGTCTTTTAGTAAATTTAAGAGTGTAGATTAGAATAAGCAGATGAATCGTTGAACGTTAtgtgtttattatatataagcAAAGGTGTGGAGGTTAATGTGGGTTCACTAGTAAGCTGTGGATAGATCGTTAACTTACTTAACGTGTTGAATTTAATTGATTATCCTTTATGCTCATTTTccttaaatttaataattcattTATGTGGTAAAATTAGCACCAAATGAACTTGACATGGAATTTAATCCTCGGTCTTTATTTTCCATCTAGCAATTGGACAAATAATCCAGCCACATTAATTCGCATGCATCTCTTTAAGTCAAAGTCTATTGATTCGCATAGATATATAagtcaagaattttttttataaggtttataatCCGTGGAAATTAGAAAGAATAagtatcatattatattttaatagaaagtAATCTTATGTCAAAAAAAGTAATCTTACTTTAGAATCCCAGGTTTCTATTTTCTAGCATGTAATAGATTCAACGATATGGATGGGGAATGCATGTTCGTTTgaatttattgtttccttttAGGTAAAAAGTTATAGGTAAAGTTTGCGATATGGTTTAGAATTGTGGTTGAGAGGTTAGGTTTTGTTTTGACTT contains these protein-coding regions:
- the BNAA01G11290D gene encoding uncharacterized protein BNAA01G11290D produces the protein MNIATYYRHSNVILNLHVDKTLVRTRQGSSNDITFMTRTQGRRRRGLCLVKACAGTGEEESREQSKTEKRSFLTLAEAGLVEISGLGAHEKFLCRLTISSLNLLRVISEQEGCSIEELNAGKICDWFLKDKLKREQNMESAVLQWDDPDFPF
- the LOC111202188 gene encoding vesicle-associated protein 4-2, which gives rise to MTMTTEEKPASDGRGGWGFFKIPFRNSSGRGNAASSAATSPFPSSSSSTSSHLHNHHHHHNHHNHHQLGYNGPHGDGSGQNQNPTPSPSVSSVAKSFLPTKRRLKLDPSEKLYFPYEPGKQVRSAIKIKNTSKSHVAFKFQTTAPKSCFMRPPGAILAPGETIIATVFKFVEPPENNEKPMDQKSRVKFKIMSLKVKGPMDYVPELFDEQKDDVSKEQILRVIFLDPERPNPALEKLKRQLAEADAAVEERKKPPEETGPKMIGEGLVIDEWKERRERYLAQQQGEGVDSV
- the LOC111202187 gene encoding bifunctional riboflavin kinase/FMN phosphatase, translating into MSMSNSLKKLSSCVLIDLDGTLINTDGVVSDILRKYLSKYGKQWDGREALKIVGKTPLEAATTIVEDYGLPCGVDEFNSEFYPLFSAQMDKIKSLPGANRLIRHLNGHGVPMALASNSSRANIESKISYHQGWKDCFSVIIGSDEVSKGKPSPDLFLQAARKLNRDPGECLVIEDSVPGVLAGKAAGATVIAVPSLPKQTHLYTSADEVINSLLDLKPEKWGLPPFQDWIENTLPIDPWRIGGPVIKGFGRGSKVLGIPTANLSTKDYAEELVEHPSGVYFGWAGLATRGVFKMVMSIGWNPYFNNTEKTIEPWLLHDFTEDFYGEELCLIIVGYIRPEANFPSLESLVAKIHEDREVAEKALDLPSYAKFKDDPYLTK
- the LOC106440109 gene encoding sugar transport protein 12, encoding MPAVGIVIGDGNREYPGKLTLYVTMTCIVAAMGGLIFGYDIGISGGVTTMESFQKEFFPSVYEKQKNDHESNKYCKFDSIPLTLFTSSLYLAALCSCVVASYVTRAFGRKLSMLLGGVLFCAGALLNGFATAVWMLIVGRLLLGFGIGFTNQSVPLYLSEMAPYKYRGALNIGFQLSITIGILVASVLNFFFSKIPGGWGWRLSLGGAVVPALIITVGSLVLPDTPNSMIERGRFKQAETKLRKIRGVDNVEDEMDDLIAASEASKLVEHPWRNLLQRKYRPHLTMAILIPSFQQLTGINVIMFYAPVLFQTIGFGNDAALMSAVVTGLVNVGATVVSIYGVDKWGRRFLFLEGGLQMLISQVAVAAAIGAKFGVDGNPGVLPKWYAIVVVLFICIYVAAFAWSWGPLGWLVPSEIFPLEIRSAAQSVTVSMNMIFTFIIAQVFLMMLCHMKFGLFIFFAFFVAVMSVFIYVFLPETRGVPIEEMNQVWRSHWYWSRFVDGDENGRVEMGKVH